A single genomic interval of Pochonia chlamydosporia 170 chromosome 7, whole genome shotgun sequence harbors:
- a CDS encoding fatty aldehyde dehydrogenase (similar to Pyrenophora tritici-repentis Pt-1C-BFP XP_001932922.1): MAQLKSGPIPAFEPTGLDEITANVERLRKTFRTNKTKDMNFRMQQIRKLYWAVCDYEKLIEEAVMKDMGKCKFEAHLTELDWVKNEAINVANKLETWAKDENIVDLPMTYWPMRPRIRNEPLGQILIIGAYNYPFQLNLTPVIGAIAAGNCIVLKPSELSPHSAMILKRIFDEYLDPDCYVCINGALEETKHVMEHKFDKVVFTGGKKTGAIIATKAAQSLTPVLLELGGQNPAFITKNGDVKLAARRLLWQKCLNAGQVCLSHNYVLIERPVLNEFIAEVNKQYRTFMPNGGKNSDLSRIVNKGHFDRLMRMLNNSKGKVVMGGGSDEEKLWIEPTAVLVDDIEDTMMAEESFGPIWSIMPVDNLDQAIEIAHKVDPTPLALFTFGSDEENKKVLLNVTSGGATVNDAFFHAMINATPLGGIGSSGQGNYHGYYSFKAFSHQRVIAQVPKWADKVLRVRYMPYSWNELSRYHKMNGHKPNFDRDGNVTKGLKYWFGFVFGLGGKSTSGSAVRWGILFALIATYLRLKRNSLGL; encoded by the exons ATGGCTCAACTCAAATCCGGCCCCATCCCGGCCTTTGAGCCTACGGGTCTCGACGAAATCACTGCCAACGTTGAACGTTTACGCAAGACCTTCCgcaccaacaagaccaaggatATGAACTTCCGTATGCAGCAGATTCGCAAGCTCTACTGGGCGGTCTGCGACTATGAGAAGCTCATCGAGGAGGCTGTCATGAAGGATATGGGCAAGTGCAAGTTTGAGGCCCACCTCACTGAGCTGGACTGGGTCAAGAATGAGGCTATCAACGTTGCAAACAAGCTTGAGACCTgggccaaggacgagaacATTGTCGACTTGCCCATGACCTACTGGCCCATGCGACCGCGCATCAGGAACGAGCCTCTAGGTCAGATTCTCATTATTGGTGCCTACAACTACCCATTTCAGCTGAACCTCACTCCCGTcattggtgccattgccgccggTAACTGCATCGTTCTCAAGCCCTCTGAGCTCTCTCCCCACTCAGCCATGATTCTCAAGAGAATCTTCGACGAGTACCTCGACCCGGACTGCTATGTGTGCATTAACGGTGCTTTGGAGGAAACCAAGCACGTCATGGAGcacaagtttgacaaggttgTTTTCACTGGAGGCAAGAAAACCggtgccatcattgccacCAAGGCTGCCCAGTCTCTTACCCCCGTGCTTCTCGAACTCGGTGGTCAAAACCCTGCCTTCATTACCAAGAATGGCGATGTCAAGCTTGCAGCCCGCCGTCTTCTCTGGCAAAAGTGTCTCAACGCAGGACAGGTTTGCCTGTCACACAATTACGTTCTTATTGAGCGCCCGGTTTTGAATGAGTTTATTGCCGAAGTCAACAAGCAGTATCGCACATTCATGCCCAATGGTGGCAAGAACAGTGACTTGTCACGCATCGTGAACAAGGGCCACTTTGACCGATTGATGCGAATGCTGAACAACTCCAAGGGCAAGGTGGTCATGGGGGGTGGTTCTGATGAAGAGAAGCTGTGGATTGAGCCAACTGCCGTtctcgttgacgacattgagGATACTATGATGGCTGAGGAGAGCTTTGGGCCAATCTGGTCCATCATGCCTGTTGATAATCTCGACCAGGCTATTGAGATTGCCCACAAGGTCGACCCGACTCCGTTGGCCCTGTTTACCTTTGGCTCCGACgaggagaacaagaaag TCCTTCTCAATGTCACTTCCGGAGGTGCCACCGTCAACGACGCCTTCTTCCATGCCATGATCAATGCCACGCCTCTCGGAGGTATTGGGTCCTCCGGTCAAGGCAATTACCACGGATACTACTCATTCAAGGCCTTCAGCCACCAGCGTGTTATCGCACAAGTGCCTAAATGGGCTGATAAGGTCCTCCGCGTGCGCTACATGCCCTACTCATGGAACGAACTAAGCCGTTACCACAAGATGAATGGCCACAAGCCCAACTTTGATCGTGACGGCAATGTCACAAAGGGTCTCAAGTACTGGTTCGGTTTCGTGTTCGGACTCGGCGGCAAGAGCACGTCCGGGTCAGCAGTAAGGTGGGGGATTCTCTTTGCCTTGATTGCCACGTACCTTCGGCTGAAGAGAAATTCGCTAGGCCTGTAA